Within the Meriones unguiculatus strain TT.TT164.6M chromosome 2, Bangor_MerUng_6.1, whole genome shotgun sequence genome, the region CAGATTGGATTAGTCCCAAGTTCCACTGTCAAGTTTTAGATCCTATCTACACAGGAATACTTAATcaggtatacatatatgtataatttctCTCCTCATACGACTGTAAACTAAGCCACACAAAGCTCTGCAGGGCAGCCCTGTGGGGCCACGTGGAAGATGCCTCAGGAGAGCACTAGCTCTCTGCCACAGTGCCTCATTCATTGCCAGGGCTTCAAAACTCCTGACTGGTTTTCTAAGCTCCTGCTGAACTTAAAGGGAAAGAGCTGAGGAGGAGAGGTTTATCAAGATAAatggtgtgaaaaaaaaattgtgaaaagaTACAGAATTCAGTTTGTAAGAGGCAAGCAGACAAGCATAAAGCAGGCACATATTTACAAGCTGTAGGACAAGGACCAACCCAGATTAGCGAAGTCTTCTGTTCAAGGTGAAATCTAAAAGGGCAAAGGGCACAGGGCTACAGCTAGATTTCCAAAGACAATACCCTCTGAAAGTATATGCCATCCAGACCATTTGGAACTGGACTCTTCCTGAAGCCTTGGACCTGGGTGTTCTTCCTGGCCTCATAATGAGAAAGAGGGCCACGAGAACAGACACCAATGCTACAGATAATTGATAAAATCTACCAAATTTTGGACTAAGGTCTCCCTTTGTTTAGACTTCCACCCATCCGTGTCTGTGACATATCATAACATACACAATACCTGGAGAACAGGAGGCCAATCCTACAGCGAAAATGAAACCATCACAGAGCCCACTTAACTGACTCAAATGCCACCCTCGCCTGATAAGACAAGGAAGAGACACTGTCCATACAGAGTTCACGTGGTGAGACACTGTACCATGTAGCTCCAATAGCCTTTGCCACCCTCTGCCCCACCCACTGAATACAGTGGGTACACCATGACCTCAGCCATGGGTCTCCCAAGTGGGGTCAAACATCCACAGAACCTCTAACAATGGCCCCTGGCAGTCACTTGTCAACTTCCAGCCTTTGGAAACAAACTGAGTTATTGTAGGCAACCCGGCACTGGAGTGTCATCAAACAAATGCATCACTCTTTTTAGTGCAAAGGAATATAGAAATAACACTATAAATCTAACATTTCTCTCTAAAGGAAACCGCACTTACGCATCCCTAACATCCATTAAGGGCACTGGGGGCCTAGAAACCTGAATTCACGAGGCTTGAAAACACATCAAGCCCTTAAGTCCGCTGTTTTTGTACATACAGGAGGAGAGTAGTTGGGGTGGGGCATATCCTTTGATTTGATTCCCAGGGGAGAACCTCACAGCAGATGAATGTCACATTGGTGAAATGTAAATCCATACGCAGAATCTTTCAATGTTATCTGAGATAAAGATGAGGTGAAATTCTCTCTGGGGTAGCACATAAACTTGGGGGAGGTGACACATGTATCttcagacacaaacacagagacacacagacacacccctGCAGAGGGAGCAAATGAGACTATGAAAGAACCACAGAACCAAGTGGCCAGCACTGTATGTAAGTCTACCGAAGAATTATATTTAGCAGCAAATGAGCATCCAACAAGACACACCCTAAATTGCTCTAAACGGACCAACTCTGCAGATGGCCGCAGGAGGGTTCTTGGTATGAGGAGTTGCAAACAGAGATCAAATCTCGAGAGAACACTGTTCTTCGTTCTGTTTCTAAGGGGACAATACTTAACCAAATAGTTCTACTTTTCAAGAAACCAGCATTTCGGTGGGAGGAAGGAACCATGTGCTGTTCTAGAAGCTAATCACAAAATTAGCCTTTAATTATGGGTCTCGGCTGTTCTGAAGCAAGGATGGAAGGGAGGCGTGGTGAGTGCTCCCTTCCTCTCTATCTATCTGCCTGGAGAATTCTCAAGGTTACATGGGGCTTTTCACTGGTGATGTGAGTGATAAAATGCGCATTTATTATAGTGCAAAACACTGCTTGCTCTAACCTTCTGCAGAAGTATGGTTCCCTAGGAAGCATGGACATGCTGGTCTTATCCACAGTGAACACAAGTTCACAAAATATTCCAGTAGTCCACCTAGACATACGCtatggctttttattttaaaataatcatcCCATTATAATCATTAGACACCGAAGTCAGATGTCTCTGTTTTCAGTCTCTTCAAGgaggcaaaaaagaaaatgcaatgtGTGCGTGCTTTTCTACTGGAAATGACACTGCAACCTGAtcagctttaaaaaagaaaaggaaaattgttCCACCTCAGAAGTAGCCCAGAGCGGTTATTTTCCAGGAGTGCCCATTACCTGTCAGGGCAGCGTCAGGATACGATCATCAAAAAGCCACAACATAATGACCATCTCCTGAGTTCACATAATTAGCAGTGAAAACGTAACTCCAAATTGAAATCTCAAACACATTCTTGCATTTCCTTGAGTcatctgaaaatatattttttaaaagaatattcacCTCCAACTCAGGGTTGAAGACAGTCAAATCAGGGTCTCAGAAGGCGAGAGCACAGCTAGGGTATGAGGAAGAGCTTAGCAGACAAGCTGATCCAAGTAGCAGGGGAGGCGGGAATTAAATGTGTGCAGTTCACAACTGGGAGATGAAGTTACAGGTGCAGAAGAAGAGAGTATTCTGGAAGCATCTGAATTCAAGAAAAACCTGTGTGTCGGTTACAGAAGGACGGCCACAGGGAACCAACTGCTGCTGAGAGACTCAAGCACACACCATAACAGAACATCTTTCTGACACCGAACTGTGCGGATGGTTCCCCAGGAATGTCAGGAAATAGGAATCTCTGTTTACCTGTTTTCAGTATAATCTGAAGAATTCAAATCCACCCATCTTATGTGCATAAAACGAAAACTGCAAAAGTTGGTGCCATTTTTAAATAATCATAGCTCTAAATGGTCAGGCTACTACTGCTTAACCAGAACGTGGCCGAGAAAAGATAAAGGGGCAGGCGGCTCACACATTGTAGCAGTTTGACGCAGCTTGCCCAAAAGAGCATCATGACCCAAGAAACatgtctccctccccaccccgaCTTGATGACTCATGGCACCACTGCAGGTTACTCGAGTTAAGCAGAGGAATGAGGAATGTACTCATTGAGGGGACCACAAAGCAAGGCAGGCTGACAGAAGGCAAACAACAGGCAGGACCAGCTTTTCCGCGAGCACGGCCGTCACTGTACGTAGCCCAGGTTCTCCATCTCGCTCCGGTACCGCTGCTCAGACACCTTGCTCTTGTGCTGCTTGCTCTCCAGGTGCTGCCGGAACTCCACCTCTTCACCGGCTCCGACGTTACACATTGAGCAGTAAAACTGGCCACTGGGAGTAACGCACATGGCAAGGTCTCGCGGGATCCTCTGCCGGGAGCGGGCATTGAAGTAAGGACCTGCTGGAGCATAGACACGGCGGGATGATCAAGGGAGGTGAGACGCCTGGGGAACCCGAGTTCCCATCTCCAGCATCCACAGAAAAGTCAGGCATCACCCCAGGGCTTTTACCCCTTTCCAGGCCGCGAAGGCGGAGACAGAAGGATCCCGGAGACttactggccagctagcctagccaatCAAGAAGctgtaggttcagtgagagaaactgtctcaaaatgtAAGGTGGATAGCAACAGAGAAAGATACCCCAAAAATGACCTGTCAGCTTTACATGcgagcacccacacacatacatgcagatactCGATGTCCATTTAGTAAAACCACTCCACCAGTTCTCACTGTAATCTATAATCTAAATCCAGGCTCTTAACTTTAAATGAAGGAGAGGCAAAtggatttttctctttaattacaTGTGCATAGAAGTTCAATCTACAAACATAAAATGATTCTCCAACTAGTGCCAGGGTATGACTATAGCCAAGCCTAGGTTCTAAATGCTTATGGCtctaaaaagtaaatatttaaaaactgtaACCAAGCATGGTGGCTTGTGCCTATAATTAAGCACTTGGGAACCTGAGGCAAAAGACTATGACAAACTTGACGCCAGTGTAGGCAACACAGTAACATCTATTGCTCCAGCCCAGTCTCTGTATTTGTATTACTCTACTCAGAGAACATAATCAATACCATCTTCATCCTAAAATGTATTTTCCTTGACATTTACACAGCTATGGGATGCTTTTTCATCTCAGCTAGCTTTTTAAATACAGCCTGGCCATCTCTTTTAGTTGACTTTGGTCATAACTAGTAATGCACTGAGACTGCATTCTCAGACCAAAGATTTTTCTGTCCTTCTGTACTTTCACTAGCTGTCTTTTGCTATTCAGTGAACTCTGTTTTTGTTTCACTCTTTGTACAAACAGCCCCTGCTGGCATGCACAGTGTTAGGGGCCGTGGTGGCCAGGACTAGAACGAACAGAGAACACTTCCGTAAACACACGGCTCTCCAGTGAACGCACACATCACAAGAATTCCCTAGATAATTCTCACTTACTGCCTGTATAAAAATCACACTGAACATGGTGTGACTTAAAAATCAAGGAGGGCAAGGGTACGTGAGTGCGTGTGCGCCTGTCAAGTTTCTCCCTCATAACTCTCTACCTTATAATTTAAACCagtctcagtgaacctggagcttgctgattcatctaggttgtttggccagtgagctccaagggCCTGCCATCTCCACCTGAGATAACAGGTATGAattgctgtgcctggcttttttccACCTGAGATTGGGATCACACTCAGGATCACACTCCTTATGCTTGCATGACTGCACCATTTTCCCAGCCCCCAAGAGGCCCATTTTCTAACAtgctctatttttttaaaataaggaattATAAGAGACCCTACAACACTAtgatttaaaaaccaaaataaataatatactGAATAAGCAATAAAGAACACCAGAAATAAACATCAGCCGGAACAGCCAGAGGAGCAGTCCAACAAAACAACCACTGACCTAATTTCTTGCTTATTCATCTCCGCTATCATGTGCGGACATGTGTGCGCTTGTACAAAGGGACGCACGGGATACCTGAATTGCTCTGGACTGTATACGTATTCCTCCTGGTGGTCACCATCTTAAATTCACTCCCTTCTTTCCGGGTCCGCCGCTGCCCTGCCTCTGCAGAGTCCCTGGTGAAAGGAATTTGAAATGAGTGAGAACAAGGCTCCCTTTCAGGCCCTCCTTTAAACACAGTTGCTCTCACATACCAGTCTGGCCTGGGAGGCCATGGCAATACCTACAAGAACGAGTTACTCTGGGCTTCAGCCAGACGAAGTCTCTTGGCATGGTTCTTCCCCTGGTAGTGGGCCTGTGCCACTGCAGGGGAGCTAAAGGAGGCGTCACACAGCTTGCAGTAGTCATTCTCTGTGGCCAGGATCACTCTGCCCCCTGGCTTGCAGGAGCCCACCTgccagaaaagacacagaagcagagGGTTACACCTTCTTTATCCTCGAAGATTCTTCTGGGCCCTGAGAAACAACCAAAGCCTGAGGCATGGCCGCAGGCACTGAGTTTTATAAGAAGAAACTGATTCCAGGTAAAGAGAGACTGGAAGACCCTTTGCCCATTCTGGATTATAATTACCTACAAACCAAAGCACCAGCTGGTGTCCAttgaagaaatgtttttaaaacgtAGATATTTATAGTAGGAGGCAGGCAAATAAGTAAGGAAAGCTACAACCTTCTTCCCAGAGAGAGGGAAGTCTGCTCAAATTCCACTAACAAGCACTTACTGAGCACCATCTGTGTACTGAGCAGCCCACCTAGACAGAAGCGGCCAAGTTTCGAAGGCTTCAGTGCTACAAACTCTCCAAACCACCTATACAATCCTGGGAAAACACCCAGGGAAGCCAGGAACCCGAACACTCAGTATTAGACTGCCATGAGCTAAGGAAAAGTTACAAAGTAAACTTTGGTTAGAAGAAAATACATGGTTCTGGTTGTGGAGACCAGACCTTATCTAGAACAGTTGAAAATTATAAAAACCAGCACTGCCTGACCTGAAAGAAAAGATTCTCCAGGGACAGCAGGGCATCTTCATATTTCACAGCGGTTTGTGTGAAACAAACAAGGTGGCCTGTGCTGTTTTCCCAGGAGGAAGGGGGCGGCTATCTACCTCTACAGCATCCCAAAGGAACTATAATGTAAAAACAGCAGGAAGCACCTCTGCCTTGTTTAATGTATCTCATTTTCCTATAAATCTAAGGACAAGGCTCAGCCGGGATACCTATTTGAAGCAGGAAAACACTCAGGAAAGTAACAATATATCTTGGTGGTTGGGAACAGATGATACAGGCTAAGATGATACAAAATTTTGTTCTGCAACATTCAAAGTATGCAGCATCATGGAAAGTTACTCAGCTTTCCCAGGCTTCTAATAAAGCCCCCGGGAGGCTCCTGCTTCTGGCCCATGGACCAAGCTTTGAATAATAAGGCCAACACTTCCAAGTAATGGCAAATCCTAAATGAGGCCAGTGCCCAGGACTAGAATGAAGCCAATTATAAACTTATCTAGTGTGTAAGATTTAAGACATCATGAAAGCAATCaagataaataatattttaatggaattttttagattttactTTATACATGTTGagtttttgtctacatgtatgtatacacatc harbors:
- the Zmat3 gene encoding zinc finger matrin-type protein 3 isoform X2 is translated as MILPPPKRPSTSPPMSVAARSTRTLQLPPQKPFGLEASGSLAGEEELAKGGELDSALEELCKPLFCKLCNVTLNSAQQAHAHYQGKNHGKKLRNYYAANSCPPPARMSSVAEPVAAPLIPVPPQVGSCKPGGRVILATENDYCKLCDASFSSPAVAQAHYQGKNHAKRLRLAEAQSNSFLDSAEAGQRRTRKEGSEFKMVTTRRNTYTVQSNSGPYFNARSRQRIPRDLAMCVTPSGQFYCSMCNVGAGEEVEFRQHLESKQHKSKVSEQRYRSEMENLGYVQ
- the Zmat3 gene encoding zinc finger matrin-type protein 3 isoform X1, with the translated sequence MILPPPKRPSTSPPMSVAARSTRTLQLPPQKPFGLEASGSLAGEEELAKGGELDSALEELCKPLFCKLCNVTLNSAQQAHAHYQGKNHGKKLRNYYAANSCPPPARMSSVAEPVAAPLIPVPPQVGSCKPGGRVILATENDYCKLCDASFSSPAVAQAHYQGKNHAKRLRLAEAQSNSFLDSAEAGQRRTRKEGSEFKMVTTRRNTYTVQSNSAGPYFNARSRQRIPRDLAMCVTPSGQFYCSMCNVGAGEEVEFRQHLESKQHKSKVSEQRYRSEMENLGYVQ